CCCGCACGGTAGAAGAGGCTACGGCCGGGCTCGCCCGCCATGTAGCGCATTCCCATGATGTCCGAATAGAAGTGCCGGGTCTTGGCTGCGTCGGTGAAGTAGAGCACCGTTTCGAGCACGCCGATCAGGCTGGGCCTTGCGCTGGCCATCGCACCTCCAGGGGCGAGAGCCCCTTCCTCATAAAGACGGTTATCTTACTCGAATCCTTGCCTGCAGCCCGCTCGTCTGCCGACCGGGCCGCCTTCCTTATTAATTGGCTCCCCGGCTGTCCCCCGTATTCCCCGTGATTTCTCTTCCCCGGGAAAGCGTGTATGGTATTGCGCCTTCCGTGAAGTCTGTGGGGAGACGATGGCGCGACCACTCCGGATCGTTGCGGCTGCGCTGCTGGCGCTTTGGGCGCTGACCTCCCCCTCCCACGCCCAGATCAAGCTGCCGCCTCGCGAGGACCGCTCCATCCATGACTTGGCGGGAGTGCTCTCCTCCACCACCGTCCAGACTCTGGAGGCGCGCCACACCGAGCTGTTCCAGAAGACCGGGGTCGCCATCGTCGTCATCATCGTCCCCAACTTGCAAGGGGAGCCGATCGACGATTTCGCGGTGCGGGTGGGCAAGGAATGGGGCGCCGGCAAGAAGGGCGAGGACCGCGGCATCGTCTTCGCGCTCTCGACCGGGGACCGGCGGGTCTTCATCGCGACGGGCTATGGGGTGGAGGGCTTCCTTCCGGACGGCAAGGTGGGTGGCATTCTGGATGAGTATGTCATCCCCTCCCTGAAGCAGAACGACTGGTCGAAGGGGGTCGACCTGGGGAGCGCCGCACTGTGCCAGGAGACGGCGCGCGAGTACCAGGTCGAGCTGACGGGGCTGCCGAAGCTGCCGGCCCGCTCGGGCTCGCGCCAGGGCGGCATTCTCGGTATGCTCTTCGTCGTCTTCGTCTTCATCATTTTGATCATGATCATTTCCCGGGGATCCCGGGGCGGCGGTCGTCGTGGCGGCGGCATCTCCCCGCTTCTGTGGTGGCTGCTGATGTCGCAGCAGGGCCGCGGCCGGCGTGGCGGCTGGGGCGGCGGTGGGTTTGGTGGCGGTGGTTTCGGCGGCAGCGGCGGGTTTGGCGGCTTCGGCGGCGGAGGTTTCGGTGGCGGCGGCGCGGGGCGCGGCTTCTAGCGGGAGCAGGCAATGAGCATCGAGGCACGGGAAAACCCGGAAGTCCGGAAGTTCGTGGAGGCGGCCGGCAAAGCGGCGGGGGCGAAGCTCCTCAGCGTCGTCCTGTACGGCTCGGCGGCGCGCGGCGATTACCAGGAGAAAACCAGCGACTGGAACTTCATCCTGGTGCTGCGTGACCTGAATCCCGACACGCTCGAGTCGCTGGCCCCGCTAATCCGTCCCTGGGTGGCCAAAGGACGCACATGGCCGCGGCTGTTCACACCGGAGCTGATTGCCCATTCGGCCGACGTCTATCCGATCGAAATGCTCGATTTGCAGGTGGCCCGCGTGGTGCTGGCGGGGCGCGACTCCTTCGCGGGTCTGTCGATCAGCCGTGAGAACCTGCGCCTGCAGTGCGAGCGTGAGCTGCGCACCAAGCTGATGAGGCTGCGCGAGGCCTATATCGAATGCCACGACCGCCCGGCGGAGCTGCAGCAGCTCCTGACCACCAGCTACACCACCTTCGTGGCGCTGTTCCGCGGCTGCCTGTCTCTGATGCACGAGATGATCCCGCGGCAGAACCAGGAGGTGATCGCCCACTTCTGCCAGCACGCGGAGCTTGACGTCAAGCCTTTCGAGGCAGTGGATCGGCTCAAGCGGGGCGAGGCGCCCGCGGGGCCGCTGAAGGAGCTCTTCGCAGGCTATTACGTTCAACTCACCCGAGCGGTGGAGGCAATCGACCGCTTCGGCATCGGCGGAGGCGAATCTCGATGAAGAGGACGGGCTGTATCGTTCTGGGAATCGTGGTCCTGCTCGTGCTGGTCGTGGGCGGGATGCTCATGGGGAAATACAACACCATCGTCCGGCAGAACGAGACGATCAACAACGCCTGGGCGCAGGTGAAGGTGGTCCTGCAGCGCCGGGCCGATCTGATCCCGAACCTGGTGGAGACGGTGAAGGGGTACGCCACGCACGAGCGCGAGGTCTTCGAAAACGTGGCGCAGGCGCGGGCCAAGCTGGCCGGGGCCACCACTCCCCAGGAAGCGGCCGCCGCGAATGCCGGCCTCAGCTCGGCGCTGGGGCGCCTGCTCGCCATCGCCGAGGCCTACCCGGATCTGAAAGCAAACCAGAACTTCATCCGCCTGCAGGACGAGCTTTCCGGCACCGAGAACCGCATCGCGGTGGAGCGGCGCGCCTATAACGAGACGGTGCGGGCGTACAATGCCTACATCAAGACCTTCCCGACCAACATAATCGCCGGGATGTTCAGCTTCGGCCCGCGCGAGTATTTTGAGTCGGATCAGTCGGCCAACGAGGCGCCCAAGGTCAAGTTCTGAGGGTGGGTTCCGATGCGCGTCGTCATCACGGGAGCAAGCCGCGGGCTGGGGCTGGAGTTCACCCGGCGCTACCTGGAAGCCGGGGAGGAGGTCTTCGCCCTGGCCCGCGCTCCCGAGCGCTCCCGCGCCTTGATGGGGATGGCCGGCGACCGCCTGGTGTGTGTCGCATGCGACGTGGGGGATGAAGCCTCGATCCAGACCGCCTTCACCGAGGTGGCCGCCAAAACCGATGGGATCGATCTTCTGCTCAACAACGCCGCCACCTACGGCTCGCACGACGACCGCCTCCCGACGCTCAAGGCCGACGAGATGCTGCAGGTGTTCATGGTAAACACGCTGGGGCCGATCCTGATGACGCGGGAGTTCCTGCCCCTGCTGCGCGAGGGGAAGAACCCCAAGGTGGTGCACATCACCTCGCTGATGGGGTCGATCGAGGACAACCGCGGCGGCGGCAAGTACAGCTACCGGGTGAGCAAAGTGGGGCTGAACATGGCGTCGCGCAACATGGCGCTCGAGCTGGCGGGCGACCGTATCATCTCCGTGGTCATCCACCCCGGCTGGGTGCGCACCGAGATGGGCGGGATGGGTGCGCCGTTGAGCATCGACGAGGCGGTCGGCTCGATGATCAAGACGATCGCCGGGCTGTCCCAGAAGCACTCGGGACAGTTCGTCGACCGCCACGGCAAGCCCGCACCCTGGTAGTCCCGGATATTGGACCAGCCTCTCGAATTCCTTGACACCACAACAGCTTAGCTTTACACTGCGCACGCCGCGGTGGCACCACCCGGGCGCCCGCGGCGGTTGTATCCGCGCCGCGCCCTTGCCGCTGACCAAACGAGCGGAACGAGGCTGACCATCCGCATCGTCAGAGGCCCTGCCCGAGATCCAGACACCATCAAGCGCCTGATCCTGGCCGACCCAGGAATCCTGGAGGACCGGCTTCGCGTCCTCGACGGGCACCTGCGCTCCGGCGACGGCGATCTGATCGATCTGCTCGCCATGGATCGCCACGCCGAGTTCGTCCTGATCGAGATCGACCGGGGCGACGGCGAGTCCCTGGTCTCCCGCATCCTGCGCCACCGCCAGTGGATCGCCTCCCAGTTCCTTTTCCTCCGGAAGCTGTATGGGGCCGGGCCGATTACGGCCAAGCCGCCGCGGGTCATCGTCCTCAGCGAGCAGTTCGAGAACAAGCTGCTGGAGGCGCTGGGCTCCCAGGGACCGGGAGTCCGCGCCCTGACCTATCGGATTCTCTTGACCGGCGGCGGGACGCATCTGTATCTCGAGGCGGCTCAGGAGCCTCTCGCTCTGCCGGTCCTGGAGGAGCTGGACCAATCGGGTCCGCCCGCCGAGGAGGAGCCGGTCGTCCCCATGCCCGAGCACCTCTCCCCCGAACGTCTCTCTGAAGAGGAATGGGAAGCCTTCTACGAGTTCGAGCGGCGGCGTTTGGCGGCGGAGCGCGCCCGCGAGCAGGTGAAAGCGTGACGATCTTCCGCAAGCTGGGGCGCAGCCTGTCGGATCTGACCGGCCATGAGCGCGCCCCGTCGATTGCCTCCGAGCCAGCCGCCCCCAGACGCTTCGCCGCCGACTGCCCGGCGCGAATCATCTGCGTCACCTCGGGCAAAGGCGGGACCGGCAAGTCGATGGTGACCTCCAACCTGGCGACAGAGCTCGCGCTGCGCGGCATGCGCGTGCTGGCCATCGACGCTGATTTAGGTCTGGCCAACCTGCACTTGCTCCTGGGAGTCTCCCCGCGGCGCAGCCTGTATCACTCCCTGGTCAACCACCTCACCTTCCGTGAAGTAGCGCACCGGACCGGCTCGGGGGTGCATCTGGTCGCCGGGCCTTCGGGCGTGGCGGAGCTGGCCGATCTCAGCGCGCGCGATTTGTCCCACCTCATCGGCGAGACGGCCCGCTACGGGGCGGAATTCGAGGTGGTCCTGATCGACACCGCCGCCGGCATCGCGCGCATGACCACGGCCTTTCTGAACGCCGCGCGCGAGATCCTGGTCGTGACGACTCCCGATCTGACCGCCATGACCGACGCCTACGCCACGATGAAGACGGTCCTGCGCCACAACCCATCGGCCGTCATGTCGGTGGTGGTGAACCGTGCCCGCACGGCGCGGCAGGGATGGGAGGTCTTCCAGACCCTGGACGGCATCGCCGGGCGCTTCATGACGCGGCGACTCACCTACCTCGGCTACATCCCGGAAGACGAAACGGTCCGCCGGTCGGTAGCGGTCAAGACCCCCGCGGTGCAGCTCGAGCCGGAGTCGGCGGTGGCGCTGCGGGTTCGCGACATCGCCACGGCGCTGTTCCCGCCGCGGGTGGCCGCGCCGCGCTACGCCCCGACCCCCGGCGCCACCGGTCCGCTGCGCTACGGTGAGAACGGATGAAGACGCTGGCCATCATCAACCAGAAGGGGGGATGCGGGAAGACCACCACCGCCATCAACCTGGGCGCTTCGCTTGCCCTGCGCGGCAAGCGGGTCCTGCTGTGCGACCTCGACCCGCAGGGGCACGCGTCGCTGGGGCTGTCACGCGGCAAGAACCCCGAGTATTCGCGCACGCTGTCGGATGCGCTGCTGGATGGCGGTGCTCTGGACGGCTGCCTGGTGGAGATCTCGGAGAACTTCCGGCTGGCGCCATCGAACCCGTCGCTGCAACTCGCCGAGCAGCGGCTGCACGACATCGCCTCGGGCGAGAAGCGTCTCAAGGAAGTGCTCGACTGGGTGGCGGAGGATTACGACTACTGTGTGCTGGACTGCCCCCCCGGCGGCGGCGTCCTGATTGCCAACGCCCTACACGCCGCCGACGAGGTGATCCTGGCGGTGGAGACCTCTTTCTACTCGCTGTACGGCGTGTCGCAGCTGCTGCAGGCGGTCAAGGCGCTGCCCCGTGATCGGGAGCTCCGGATTCGGGCGCTGGCCACGCTGTACGACCGGCGTACCGGGTTCTCGCGCGAGATCCTGCAGGATTTGCATCGCTTCTTCGGCGATTCGCTCTATGACACCGTGATCCACCACAACGTGAAGCTGCGGGAGGCCTCCAGCTACGGCATCCCGATCACCGAATACGATCCGAAGGCCCGAGGCAGCCAGGATTACCTGGCGCTCGCCGACGAGGTGCTCGGCATCCGGGCCGGAAAACCCGCATCGTGAGGAGAGGCAAGCGATGGATCCGCTGAACCTGCTGAGGGAGCTGTACGGGGAGGATCCGGTCCGCAAGATCCTGAACTCGGGGTTCGACTCGCCCGCGAAGATCGCGGCCGCCACGGCCGAATCGCTCTCCTTCT
The Candidatus Polarisedimenticolia bacterium DNA segment above includes these coding regions:
- a CDS encoding TPM domain-containing protein gives rise to the protein MARPLRIVAAALLALWALTSPSHAQIKLPPREDRSIHDLAGVLSSTTVQTLEARHTELFQKTGVAIVVIIVPNLQGEPIDDFAVRVGKEWGAGKKGEDRGIVFALSTGDRRVFIATGYGVEGFLPDGKVGGILDEYVIPSLKQNDWSKGVDLGSAALCQETAREYQVELTGLPKLPARSGSRQGGILGMLFVVFVFIILIMIISRGSRGGGRRGGGISPLLWWLLMSQQGRGRRGGWGGGGFGGGGFGGSGGFGGFGGGGFGGGGAGRGF
- a CDS encoding LemA family protein; its protein translation is MKRTGCIVLGIVVLLVLVVGGMLMGKYNTIVRQNETINNAWAQVKVVLQRRADLIPNLVETVKGYATHEREVFENVAQARAKLAGATTPQEAAAANAGLSSALGRLLAIAEAYPDLKANQNFIRLQDELSGTENRIAVERRAYNETVRAYNAYIKTFPTNIIAGMFSFGPREYFESDQSANEAPKVKF
- a CDS encoding SDR family oxidoreductase, translating into MRVVITGASRGLGLEFTRRYLEAGEEVFALARAPERSRALMGMAGDRLVCVACDVGDEASIQTAFTEVAAKTDGIDLLLNNAATYGSHDDRLPTLKADEMLQVFMVNTLGPILMTREFLPLLREGKNPKVVHITSLMGSIEDNRGGGKYSYRVSKVGLNMASRNMALELAGDRIISVVIHPGWVRTEMGGMGAPLSIDEAVGSMIKTIAGLSQKHSGQFVDRHGKPAPW
- a CDS encoding P-loop NTPase, which translates into the protein MTIFRKLGRSLSDLTGHERAPSIASEPAAPRRFAADCPARIICVTSGKGGTGKSMVTSNLATELALRGMRVLAIDADLGLANLHLLLGVSPRRSLYHSLVNHLTFREVAHRTGSGVHLVAGPSGVAELADLSARDLSHLIGETARYGAEFEVVLIDTAAGIARMTTAFLNAAREILVVTTPDLTAMTDAYATMKTVLRHNPSAVMSVVVNRARTARQGWEVFQTLDGIAGRFMTRRLTYLGYIPEDETVRRSVAVKTPAVQLEPESAVALRVRDIATALFPPRVAAPRYAPTPGATGPLRYGENG
- a CDS encoding ParA family protein — protein: MKTLAIINQKGGCGKTTTAINLGASLALRGKRVLLCDLDPQGHASLGLSRGKNPEYSRTLSDALLDGGALDGCLVEISENFRLAPSNPSLQLAEQRLHDIASGEKRLKEVLDWVAEDYDYCVLDCPPGGGVLIANALHAADEVILAVETSFYSLYGVSQLLQAVKALPRDRELRIRALATLYDRRTGFSREILQDLHRFFGDSLYDTVIHHNVKLREASSYGIPITEYDPKARGSQDYLALADEVLGIRAGKPAS